A region of Plantactinospora sp. BC1 DNA encodes the following proteins:
- a CDS encoding lysine N(6)-hydroxylase/L-ornithine N(5)-oxygenase family protein, with translation MSRTNRSDDSQVHDLLGIGFGPSNLALAIAVREASAGPGGIGSAVFLERQPSFGWHRGMLLDDATMQVSFLKDLVTLRNPASGFSFLCYLQSRDRLIDFINHKNLFPSRVEFHDYLEWAAAQVDDMVRYGHDVVDVRPVWRDGELDHFEVLAQAGPCSAAPVSYRARNLVLGVGLRPYLPAGITLDTRVWHSRDLLPNLRNLVPSEPTRFVVVGAGQSAAEAVDHLHREFPAAEVCAVFSRYGYSPADDSSFANRIFDPGAVHEYFTAPPEVKQMMLAYHGNTNYSVVDSELIDELYRRVYQEKVRGVERLRILNLTRPVETVRTPDGVRMVVESLVSNEKTVLDADVVVFATGYRPVDPFDLLGEAAQVCLRDDAGRALVDRDYRLRTDPEVRAGIYLQGGTEHSHGISSSLLSNTAVRAAEILGSIRARAADPALDREPEYVGAPGPA, from the coding sequence ATGTCACGAACCAATCGCAGCGACGACTCCCAGGTGCACGATCTCCTCGGCATCGGCTTCGGTCCGTCGAACCTCGCCCTGGCCATCGCCGTCCGCGAGGCCAGCGCCGGCCCCGGCGGGATCGGCAGCGCCGTCTTCCTGGAGCGTCAGCCCAGCTTCGGCTGGCACCGGGGAATGCTGCTCGACGACGCCACCATGCAGGTGTCGTTCCTGAAGGACCTGGTGACGCTGCGCAACCCGGCCAGCGGATTCAGCTTCCTCTGCTATCTGCAGAGTCGGGACCGGCTGATCGACTTCATCAACCACAAGAACCTCTTCCCGTCCCGGGTCGAGTTCCACGACTACCTGGAGTGGGCGGCGGCACAGGTCGACGACATGGTCCGGTACGGGCACGACGTGGTCGACGTACGCCCGGTCTGGCGGGACGGCGAACTCGACCACTTCGAGGTGCTGGCCCAGGCCGGCCCCTGCTCCGCCGCCCCGGTCAGCTACCGGGCCCGCAACCTGGTGCTGGGGGTGGGGCTGCGGCCGTACCTGCCGGCCGGGATCACCCTGGACACCCGGGTCTGGCACAGCCGCGACCTGCTGCCCAACCTGCGTAACCTGGTGCCGTCGGAGCCGACCCGGTTCGTCGTGGTCGGTGCCGGGCAGAGCGCGGCCGAGGCCGTCGACCACCTGCACCGCGAGTTCCCGGCCGCCGAGGTCTGCGCGGTCTTCTCCCGGTACGGCTACAGCCCGGCCGACGACAGCTCCTTCGCCAACCGGATCTTCGACCCGGGGGCCGTGCACGAATACTTCACGGCGCCGCCGGAGGTGAAGCAGATGATGCTCGCCTACCACGGCAACACCAACTACTCGGTTGTCGACTCCGAACTCATCGACGAACTCTACCGGCGGGTCTACCAGGAGAAGGTACGCGGCGTCGAGCGGCTCCGGATCCTCAACCTGACCCGGCCGGTCGAGACGGTCCGTACCCCCGACGGGGTGCGGATGGTGGTGGAGTCGCTGGTCAGCAACGAGAAGACCGTGCTCGACGCCGACGTGGTGGTCTTCGCCACCGGATACCGCCCGGTCGACCCGTTCGACCTGCTCGGTGAGGCGGCGCAGGTGTGCCTGCGGGACGACGCCGGGCGGGCCCTGGTCGACCGCGACTACCGGCTGCGGACCGACCCGGAGGTCCGGGCCGGCATCTACCTCCAGGGCGGCACCGAACACAGCCACGGCATCTCGTCCTCGCTGCTCTCCAACACCGCCGTCCGGGCCGCCGAGATCCTCGGCTCGATCCGCGCCCGCGCCGCCGACCCGGCCCTCGACCGCGAACCCGAATACGTCGGCGCGCCCGGCCCGGCCTGA
- a CDS encoding methionyl-tRNA formyltransferase gives MRVVMFGYQTWGHRTLQALLDSEHEVTLVVTHPKSEHAYEKIWDDSVAELAEKHEVPVLLRKRPGDPELMERLRQAAPDVIVATNWRTWIPPEIFNLPPYGTLNVHDSLLPAYAGFSPLIWALLNGEQEVGVTAHLMDETLDAGDIVLQRAIPVGPTDTTTDLFHRTLELFGPITVDGLALIASGRTDWTPQDRSKASFFHKRSIEESRIDWNWPADEIERLVRAQSDPYPNAFTHHDGARLRILAARVSEGRYGGTPGRIFYREGDGVVIVAGADARRGHRPGLAITRVRTDDGREHAAGDYFRTMGGYLTRYPDGRL, from the coding sequence ATGCGGGTTGTGATGTTCGGCTACCAGACCTGGGGGCATCGCACCCTACAGGCGCTGCTGGACTCCGAGCACGAGGTGACCCTGGTCGTCACGCATCCGAAGAGTGAACACGCGTACGAGAAGATCTGGGACGACTCCGTCGCCGAGTTGGCCGAGAAGCACGAGGTACCGGTGCTGCTGCGCAAGCGCCCCGGCGACCCCGAGCTGATGGAGCGGCTCCGGCAGGCCGCGCCCGACGTGATCGTGGCGACCAACTGGCGTACCTGGATCCCGCCGGAGATCTTCAACCTGCCGCCGTACGGGACGCTGAACGTGCACGACTCGCTGCTGCCCGCGTACGCCGGGTTCAGCCCGCTGATCTGGGCGCTGCTCAACGGCGAGCAGGAGGTCGGGGTCACCGCGCACCTGATGGACGAGACGCTCGACGCCGGCGACATCGTGCTGCAACGCGCTATACCGGTCGGCCCGACCGACACCACCACCGACCTGTTCCACCGCACGCTGGAGCTGTTCGGCCCGATCACCGTGGACGGACTGGCGCTGATCGCCTCCGGCCGCACCGACTGGACCCCGCAGGACCGGTCGAAGGCGAGCTTCTTCCACAAGCGCTCGATCGAGGAGAGCCGGATCGACTGGAACTGGCCGGCCGACGAGATCGAGCGGCTGGTCCGGGCGCAGTCCGACCCGTACCCGAACGCCTTCACCCACCACGACGGCGCGCGCCTGCGGATCCTGGCCGCCCGGGTCTCCGAGGGCCGCTACGGCGGCACGCCCGGCCGGATCTTCTACCGGGAGGGCGACGGCGTGGTCATCGTGGCCGGCGCCGACGCGCGCCGTGGGCACCGCCCCGGCCTGGCGATCACGCGGGTACGCACCGACGACGGCCGGGAACACGCCGCCGGCGACTACTTCCGGACCATGGGTGGCTATCTGACCCGCTACCCGGACGGCCGGCTCTAG